Proteins encoded together in one Candidatus Zixiibacteriota bacterium window:
- the nusA gene encoding transcription termination factor NusA, with protein MAYEIVQELANIARDKNIDMDIVVSKVEESLLAAAKKKYPLAENISIKLDRKKGEIYMIAVKKVVKKVSDKMTEISLEDARELDDSAQIGDEMDIYLELYEELGRNAITTAKQVLIQKVREAERDKIYDEYITRVGQLASGTVQQIDKGNLIINLGKAEAILTTKEQIPREKYRQGDRIRAFILDVQKSMAGPQVILSRVSNDFIRCLFELEVPEIFERVIEIKAIAREPGERTKIAVYSADERIDPVGACVGIKGVRVQAIVRELNNERIDIIPFSSNPEVFVTRSLAPAKVVHIDVFEDETAMTVAVEDDKLSLAIGRSGQNARLASKLTGWKINIMSETEYNEMKKREAEDLVPVGSLEGIGAKMEERLVAADITTVQKLAKTNPETLIEIEGIGQKTAETLIEKAKAMVAELAMRRKEEDRRRKEEEAAEKKEAAKGESIAPSADINVDAKDES; from the coding sequence ATGGCTTATGAGATAGTACAGGAATTGGCGAATATCGCTCGCGACAAGAATATCGATATGGATATCGTGGTCAGCAAAGTGGAAGAGAGCCTTCTTGCCGCCGCCAAAAAGAAGTATCCGCTGGCGGAGAATATCTCCATAAAACTTGACCGTAAAAAAGGGGAAATCTACATGATTGCGGTCAAGAAGGTGGTGAAGAAGGTTTCGGATAAGATGACGGAAATCTCGCTGGAAGACGCCCGTGAGCTGGATGACTCCGCCCAGATTGGCGACGAGATGGATATCTACCTGGAATTATATGAGGAATTGGGGCGCAATGCCATTACCACCGCCAAGCAGGTTCTTATACAGAAGGTGCGTGAAGCAGAGCGGGACAAAATTTACGACGAATATATTACCCGTGTCGGTCAGCTGGCATCGGGGACGGTGCAGCAGATAGATAAGGGAAATCTGATTATAAACCTGGGTAAGGCTGAAGCGATTCTGACGACAAAGGAGCAGATTCCCCGCGAGAAATACCGTCAGGGAGACCGCATCAGGGCTTTTATTCTCGATGTCCAGAAATCGATGGCCGGTCCCCAGGTGATATTGTCGCGCGTCAGCAACGATTTCATACGCTGTCTCTTTGAGCTGGAAGTCCCGGAGATTTTCGAGCGTGTAATCGAAATCAAGGCGATTGCCCGGGAACCTGGGGAAAGAACCAAGATAGCGGTATATTCCGCTGACGAACGAATCGACCCGGTCGGCGCCTGTGTCGGTATCAAGGGAGTGCGGGTGCAGGCAATTGTCAGAGAACTGAACAACGAGAGAATAGATATCATTCCCTTCAGTTCCAATCCGGAAGTTTTTGTAACTCGTTCCCTGGCGCCGGCGAAAGTGGTTCATATCGATGTTTTTGAAGATGAGACGGCGATGACGGTTGCAGTTGAAGATGATAAATTATCGCTGGCTATCGGTAGAAGCGGACAGAACGCCCGACTGGCTTCCAAGCTGACCGGCTGGAAGATAAATATCATGTCGGAGACGGAATATAACGAGATGAAAAAACGGGAAGCCGAGGACCTGGTGCCGGTGGGTAGTCTCGAGGGAATAGGCGCTAAAATGGAAGAGCGGCTGGTGGCGGCGGATATAACCACCGTGCAGAAGCTGGCTAAGACTAACCCGGAGACATTGATAGAAATTGAGGGAATCGGTCAGAAGACGGCGGAGACCCTGATTGAAAAAGCGAAGGCAATGGTGGCGGAGTTAGCCATGCGCCGCAAGGAAG
- a CDS encoding proline--tRNA ligase, whose translation MRWTQTYIPTLREVPSEAELISHQYLLRGGYIRKLAAGVYIYLPLMQRVIEKFSRIVREEMNRAGAIEITMPVLHPAEVWQLSGRYNTVGKEQMRLKDRHEHELVLGGTHEEIVTYLLKGELKSYKQLPINLYQIQVKFRDEIRPRFGLMRGREFIMKDAYTFDADEKSFENSYQKMVDAYFAIFKRAGLDTRKVESDTGAMGGKAAHEFMLIVDTEGGEQNLVFCDHCEYAANMEKATFREANPPALDHELLPVKEVETPQASTIEEVTALLKVEARRLVKTLIYLGDGKPVAALIRGDRGLNLTKLKNHLGVNELEMAPPSIVEKITKCPVGFAGPIGLPNIPIIVDHEISRLRNFITGANKFEKHLLNVNLGRDFKATAVADIVEAQAGEKCPLCDGHLTIKRGIEVGNTFMLGTKYSASMGAVFLDAEGNEKPFIMGSYGIGITRTPQAAIEKYHDSKGIIWPKNIAPYLVEIVPVNFEKEEHQKAAEHIYKELVNNDIDCLLDDRLDRAGVKFNDADLIGIPVRITIGEKSLKQGRVEIKYRGSDKVELVELEGAVAAVKGLLDQVN comes from the coding sequence ATGCGCTGGACGCAAACATATATACCAACTTTGAGAGAGGTGCCTTCGGAAGCGGAGCTTATATCGCACCAATATCTTCTCCGGGGCGGTTACATCCGCAAACTGGCCGCCGGGGTTTATATTTATCTTCCTTTGATGCAACGAGTTATAGAGAAATTCAGCCGAATTGTGCGGGAAGAAATGAATCGCGCCGGGGCGATTGAGATAACTATGCCAGTCTTGCATCCGGCTGAGGTCTGGCAGCTATCAGGGCGTTATAACACCGTCGGTAAGGAGCAGATGCGGCTGAAAGACCGCCATGAACATGAATTGGTTCTGGGGGGAACCCACGAAGAGATAGTAACTTATCTGCTTAAGGGAGAGTTGAAAAGTTATAAGCAGCTGCCTATCAACCTCTATCAGATTCAGGTGAAATTTCGAGATGAAATCAGACCCCGGTTTGGATTGATGCGCGGTCGTGAATTCATTATGAAAGATGCTTATACCTTTGATGCCGATGAGAAATCATTCGAGAATTCGTACCAGAAGATGGTTGATGCTTATTTCGCAATCTTCAAACGAGCGGGGTTGGATACCAGAAAGGTCGAGTCTGACACCGGCGCCATGGGGGGGAAGGCGGCTCATGAATTTATGTTGATTGTGGATACCGAAGGGGGAGAGCAAAATCTTGTCTTTTGTGACCATTGCGAGTATGCCGCCAATATGGAAAAAGCCACTTTCAGAGAAGCCAATCCGCCGGCGCTTGACCATGAGCTTCTGCCGGTAAAAGAAGTGGAAACCCCGCAGGCATCTACCATCGAGGAAGTAACCGCTCTCTTGAAAGTTGAAGCAAGACGTCTGGTTAAGACTTTGATATATCTGGGCGACGGCAAACCGGTGGCGGCTCTGATTAGAGGGGACCGGGGTCTGAATCTGACAAAGTTGAAGAATCATTTAGGGGTCAACGAGTTAGAAATGGCTCCTCCTTCCATAGTGGAAAAGATTACCAAATGCCCGGTTGGTTTCGCCGGACCGATCGGATTGCCGAATATTCCCATTATTGTAGACCATGAAATCAGCCGGCTTCGCAACTTCATAACCGGCGCCAATAAATTTGAAAAGCACCTGCTGAATGTAAATCTGGGAAGAGATTTTAAGGCAACGGCGGTTGCCGACATAGTGGAGGCTCAAGCCGGAGAAAAATGCCCTCTCTGTGACGGGCATCTTACCATCAAGAGAGGCATTGAGGTCGGCAATACCTTCATGCTGGGAACAAAGTACTCCGCTTCCATGGGGGCAGTTTTTCTGGATGCCGAAGGAAATGAAAAGCCGTTCATCATGGGTTCGTACGGGATTGGAATCACCCGCACTCCCCAGGCCGCAATTGAAAAATATCATGACAGCAAAGGGATTATTTGGCCCAAAAATATTGCCCCATATCTGGTGGAGATTGTCCCGGTCAATTTTGAGAAAGAGGAACACCAGAAGGCCGCGGAACATATCTATAAGGAACTGGTTAATAATGATATCGACTGCCTGCTGGATGACCGTTTAGACCGCGCCGGGGTTAAGTTTAACGATGCCGACTTGATTGGCATTCCGGTGCGAATCACAATTGGCGAAAAGTCATTAAAACAAGGGCGAGTGGAGATTAAGTATCGGGGTTCGGATAAAGTTGAGCTGGTTGAACTGGAAGGAGCAGTGGCAGCGGTGAAGGGTCTTCTTGATCAGGTCAATTGA
- the rimP gene encoding ribosome maturation factor RimP, translating to MELKNRIMELLAAPLLEEGFDIVEIKLARYRKDSRLQIFVDSDNGVRLDDCARLSRRIETIIEENAVFGSGYTLEVSSPGLDRPLLTARDFRRRVGETIQLTFNDLDIAAVKGELISADDVMLELKMSDGTRKINLDQVKMGKILF from the coding sequence ATGGAGCTGAAGAACAGAATAATGGAACTTCTGGCTGCCCCTCTTTTGGAAGAAGGATTTGACATTGTGGAGATAAAGCTGGCGCGCTACAGGAAAGACAGCCGCCTGCAGATATTCGTCGATTCTGATAACGGGGTCAGGCTTGATGATTGTGCCCGATTGTCGCGCAGAATTGAGACCATTATTGAAGAGAACGCGGTTTTCGGTTCTGGCTACACGCTGGAGGTCTCCTCGCCGGGATTGGACCGTCCCCTGTTGACAGCTCGTGATTTTCGTCGCCGGGTGGGTGAGACTATTCAGCTGACTTTTAACGATTTAGATATAGCAGCGGTCAAAGGCGAGCTAATTTCCGCGGATGATGTCATGCTGGAGCTGAAAATGTCCGATGGCACCCGGAAAATCAATCTCGACCAGGTAAAGATGGGAAAAATTCTTTTTTGA